In Nocardia sputorum, a single genomic region encodes these proteins:
- a CDS encoding APC family permease, translated as MARASADQADEDSVEIGGYRQELKRTLGSFQVFAISFAFISVAVGIFATYDDVLRNAGPVGIWLWILAAVGQALVALVVAQFAARIPLSGSAYQWASRLANPKIGWWFGWVTFCYLAIAVVAVDNALASQAFMPLAGLERDEETARVITLVVLFVQAVLAIASTRIVSMINTAAVGLELALVVVLAIALVVAVVITGRGATGNLTSRGITENASGYFAVGGGLMLAMIMGLGTLVGFDAAANLAEEAKDPHRSVPRAIVGSVVAAGVLGLLFLIALTVAIDDIPGVSASGSPVAAIMRDQLGPVMERVLLAAITFAFFGAGMVVLAACSRLVFAMSRDARFPAHKLMRRVDPRTRTPVPATILILLLGVVLMVALPGDALLELITASTILPALIYGATIVLYLAVRRRLDRRKGAFDLGRFELPIAVAALVWSAVALFVLVTPADATVPVVIVAGLLLVGGLFFLAVLTFDRQALETEPGDVSVFEH; from the coding sequence GTGGCGCGAGCTTCGGCAGACCAGGCCGACGAGGATTCCGTCGAAATCGGCGGCTACCGGCAGGAGCTGAAACGAACGCTCGGCTCCTTCCAGGTGTTCGCGATCTCGTTCGCGTTCATCTCGGTGGCGGTCGGCATCTTCGCGACCTACGACGACGTGCTGCGCAACGCGGGTCCGGTCGGTATCTGGCTGTGGATCCTCGCGGCGGTGGGCCAGGCCCTGGTGGCGCTGGTGGTGGCGCAGTTCGCGGCGCGCATCCCGCTCAGCGGCTCCGCCTACCAGTGGGCCTCACGACTGGCGAACCCCAAGATCGGTTGGTGGTTCGGCTGGGTGACTTTCTGCTATCTGGCGATCGCGGTGGTGGCGGTCGACAACGCGCTCGCGAGCCAGGCGTTCATGCCGCTCGCGGGCCTCGAGCGGGACGAGGAGACCGCCCGGGTCATCACGCTCGTGGTGCTGTTCGTCCAAGCCGTGCTGGCCATCGCCTCGACGCGCATCGTCAGCATGATCAACACCGCCGCGGTGGGACTGGAACTGGCGCTCGTCGTGGTGCTGGCGATCGCGCTCGTCGTCGCCGTGGTGATCACCGGCCGTGGGGCGACCGGCAATCTCACCTCGCGCGGTATCACCGAGAACGCCTCCGGCTATTTCGCCGTCGGCGGTGGGTTGATGCTGGCGATGATCATGGGCCTCGGCACGCTGGTCGGCTTCGACGCGGCGGCCAACCTGGCCGAGGAGGCGAAGGACCCGCATCGCAGCGTCCCTCGCGCGATCGTGGGATCGGTCGTGGCGGCCGGCGTGCTGGGGTTGCTGTTCCTGATCGCGCTCACCGTGGCGATCGATGACATCCCCGGGGTCAGCGCCAGCGGCTCGCCGGTCGCGGCGATCATGCGCGACCAACTCGGCCCTGTGATGGAAAGGGTCCTGCTCGCGGCGATCACGTTCGCGTTCTTCGGCGCGGGGATGGTGGTGCTGGCCGCCTGCTCGCGGCTGGTTTTCGCGATGTCGCGCGACGCGCGCTTCCCCGCCCACAAGCTGATGCGGCGGGTCGACCCGCGCACGCGCACCCCGGTGCCGGCGACGATCCTGATCTTGCTGCTCGGCGTCGTCCTGATGGTCGCGCTACCAGGTGACGCTCTGCTGGAACTGATCACGGCCTCGACCATCCTGCCCGCCCTCATCTACGGCGCGACGATCGTTCTCTACCTGGCGGTGCGCAGGCGGTTGGACCGCAGGAAAGGCGCGTTCGATCTCGGGCGCTTCGAGTTGCCGATCGCCGTCGCAGCGCTGGTGTGGTCGGCCGTCGCACTGTTCGTGCTGGTCACGCCCGCGGACGCGACGGTTCCCGTCGTGATCGTGGCCGGTTTGCTGCTCGTGGGCGGGCTGTTCTTCCTCGCCGTGCTGACCTTCGACCGGCAGGCGCTGGAAACGGAACCCGGTGACGTGAGCGTCTTCGAACACTGA
- a CDS encoding ABC transporter permease — translation MSHDVLVPDAAAPVVENETEEQILARVRTTARRARIRTWGLRAALVALWLGAWELTATVWIDPFFYSKPSLIWARLIEWFTDGTQFGSIWLQIYTTVQEAVLGFVIGTVAGVVLGVLLGRSRYWAEVLAPFIKALNAVPRIVLASLFIIWFGLGLSSKVATVVVLVFFAVFFNAFTGAREVDGNVINNARILGASRGQVLVSIVLPSATTWILSSLHTAFGFALIGAVVGEYAGASKGLGLLISNAQGTFDSAGIYAGMIVITVIALIAEWGIGMAENRLLKWRPSQASSNHGI, via the coding sequence GTGTCGCATGACGTGCTGGTGCCCGACGCCGCCGCGCCCGTGGTGGAGAACGAGACCGAAGAGCAGATCCTGGCCAGAGTGCGCACCACCGCGCGGCGCGCACGGATCCGCACCTGGGGCCTGCGCGCCGCTCTGGTGGCGCTGTGGCTGGGCGCGTGGGAACTCACCGCCACGGTCTGGATCGACCCGTTCTTCTACTCCAAGCCGTCGCTGATCTGGGCTCGGCTGATCGAATGGTTCACGGACGGCACGCAGTTCGGCTCCATCTGGCTGCAGATCTACACCACCGTGCAGGAGGCCGTGCTCGGCTTCGTGATCGGCACGGTGGCCGGCGTCGTGCTGGGCGTGCTGCTGGGTCGCAGCCGGTACTGGGCCGAGGTGCTCGCGCCGTTCATCAAGGCGCTCAACGCCGTGCCGCGCATCGTGCTGGCCTCGCTGTTCATCATCTGGTTCGGACTCGGGCTGAGCTCCAAGGTCGCGACCGTGGTGGTGCTGGTGTTCTTCGCGGTGTTCTTCAACGCGTTCACCGGCGCGCGCGAGGTGGACGGCAATGTGATCAACAACGCCCGCATCCTCGGCGCGAGCCGTGGGCAGGTGCTGGTGTCGATCGTGCTGCCGAGCGCGACCACCTGGATCCTGTCCAGCCTGCACACCGCCTTCGGCTTCGCGCTGATCGGCGCGGTCGTGGGCGAATACGCGGGAGCGAGTAAAGGTTTGGGGTTGTTGATCAGCAACGCGCAAGGCACCTTCGACTCGGCGGGCATTTACGCGGGCATGATCGTCATCACCGTGATCGCGCTGATCGCCGAATGGGGGATCGGCATGGCGGAGAACCGGTTGCTGAAGTGGCGGCCCTCGCAAGCGTCGTCGAACCACGGGATCTGA
- a CDS encoding Gfo/Idh/MocA family oxidoreductase, which produces MSIVEVAVLGYGLAGSVFHAPLIAAEPRMRVAAVVTSSEERAGQARAEHPGVRVVPRAEELFAAPDGIDLVVIATPNRTHAPLAGQALAAGLPVVVDKPFAVAVDDAEDLVARSERTGLALSVFQNRRWDGDFRTVRELVETGKLGQVRRFESRFERWRPVPKGGWREIGTDEEGAGILLDLGSHLVDQAVTLFGPVASVYCELDRRRAGITTDDDAFVALTHTGGVRSHLWMSAVAPQLGPRFRVLGSEAGYVTYGLDPQEDALRSGRRPGDSAWGTVDSDRWGMLGAEPGFAPVPTLPGAYPAFYAAMAAALLDGAPVPVDPRDAVTTLRLLTKARESAARGVTVTA; this is translated from the coding sequence ATGAGCATCGTCGAGGTCGCCGTTCTCGGGTACGGCCTGGCCGGGTCGGTCTTCCACGCTCCGCTGATCGCGGCCGAGCCTCGGATGCGGGTCGCGGCCGTGGTCACCTCCTCGGAAGAACGCGCGGGCCAGGCGCGCGCCGAACACCCCGGCGTGCGCGTGGTACCGCGAGCCGAGGAACTGTTCGCCGCGCCGGACGGCATCGATCTGGTCGTGATCGCGACGCCGAACCGCACGCACGCGCCGCTGGCCGGGCAGGCGCTCGCGGCCGGGCTGCCGGTGGTGGTCGACAAGCCGTTCGCGGTCGCGGTGGACGACGCCGAAGACCTCGTCGCACGTTCGGAACGGACCGGCCTGGCGTTGTCGGTCTTCCAGAACCGGCGCTGGGACGGCGACTTCCGGACCGTGCGCGAACTCGTCGAGACCGGGAAGCTGGGGCAGGTGCGGCGTTTCGAGTCGCGGTTCGAACGGTGGCGTCCGGTGCCGAAGGGCGGCTGGCGGGAGATCGGCACCGACGAGGAAGGCGCGGGGATCCTGCTGGATCTCGGCAGCCACCTGGTCGACCAAGCCGTCACCCTGTTCGGCCCGGTGGCCTCGGTCTATTGCGAACTGGACCGGCGGCGCGCGGGGATCACCACCGACGACGACGCGTTCGTCGCGCTCACCCACACCGGCGGCGTCCGCTCCCATCTGTGGATGAGCGCCGTCGCGCCGCAGCTCGGACCGCGCTTCCGGGTGCTCGGGTCGGAAGCCGGGTACGTCACCTACGGACTGGACCCGCAGGAAGACGCGCTCCGGTCCGGCCGCCGTCCGGGCGATTCAGCTTGGGGCACCGTTGATTCCGACCGCTGGGGCATGCTGGGCGCGGAGCCCGGATTCGCCCCTGTGCCGACCCTGCCCGGCGCGTATCCCGCGTTCTACGCGGCGATGGCCGCGGCGCTGCTCGACGGCGCACCCGTGCCGGTCGACCCGCGCGATGCCGTCACCACCCTGCGCCTGCTGACGAAAGCGCGAGAGTCGGCGGCCCGCGGTGTGACCGTCACCGCCTGA
- a CDS encoding bile acid:sodium symporter family protein, whose product MGATVFAVLLPLALALVMFGLGLTLTTEDFARVLRYPKAAMIALVCQMVVLPALCLGLIYLFGLEGALAAGMLLLAASPGGASANLFSHIAGGNVALNITLTAINSVLAVFTMPVVVALSYALFLDSEGSVGLRPEKFAQVFAIVLVPVAIGMVVHRRFAEWSRRMRGAVKILSVVVLALVVAAGVGSNLDTLSEHIGELSAICLSFAVISLAVGYFVPRVLRVEADQAIASAMEIGVHNAALAIAVAASVLDNETMAVPGAVYGVLMNIPAAIAAYLLARRARREQPEAEPSVAG is encoded by the coding sequence ATGGGTGCAACGGTTTTCGCGGTACTGCTGCCGCTGGCGCTGGCCTTGGTGATGTTCGGGCTCGGATTGACCCTGACCACCGAGGATTTCGCCCGCGTACTGCGGTATCCGAAAGCCGCGATGATCGCGCTGGTGTGCCAGATGGTCGTGCTTCCTGCCCTGTGCCTGGGCCTGATCTACCTGTTCGGCTTGGAAGGCGCCCTCGCCGCGGGCATGCTGCTGCTCGCCGCGTCCCCGGGCGGAGCGTCGGCGAACCTGTTCAGTCACATCGCCGGAGGCAATGTGGCGCTGAACATCACGCTCACCGCGATCAATTCGGTGCTAGCCGTGTTCACCATGCCGGTGGTGGTGGCGCTGTCCTACGCCTTGTTCCTTGACAGCGAGGGCTCGGTCGGACTGCGGCCGGAGAAATTCGCGCAGGTCTTCGCCATCGTGCTCGTGCCCGTCGCGATCGGCATGGTGGTGCACCGGCGGTTCGCGGAGTGGTCGCGCCGGATGCGCGGCGCGGTGAAGATCCTCTCCGTCGTAGTGCTGGCGCTGGTGGTCGCGGCCGGGGTGGGCTCGAACCTGGACACGCTGTCGGAGCACATCGGCGAACTGTCCGCGATCTGCTTGTCCTTCGCCGTGATCAGCCTCGCGGTCGGCTATTTCGTGCCCAGGGTCTTGCGCGTGGAAGCCGATCAGGCGATCGCCTCGGCCATGGAGATCGGCGTGCACAACGCGGCGCTCGCGATCGCGGTCGCCGCTTCGGTGCTGGACAACGAGACCATGGCCGTGCCGGGCGCGGTGTACGGGGTCCTGATGAACATCCCGGCCGCGATCGCGGCGTATCTGCTGGCCAGGCGGGCGCGGCGGGAGCAGCCCGAGGCCGAGCCGAGCGTCGCGGGTTAG
- a CDS encoding ATP-binding protein yields MATEGARAVRLRTQVLLSQILVVALTLGVAFAVFGYLSDQRLRDAYGQRALAIARTVAADPVVRAEVARYAPGAVADDPGVRRDLAAGPLERLAVDATQHNGALFVVITDDAGIRLAHPDAGRLAEHVSTDPSEALAGRESITEERGTLGDSVRAKVPVLAPGADRVVGAVSVGIATDAVHEQLLGDLRTAGGLVAVALAVGIAGSILLARRWRGLTLGLEPDELAELVRGQAAVLHGIGGGVLAVDASGRTTFVNDEARRLLGIAPDIGRPVDEIGLTPRVLEVLREPDQPPASATVGANIVIVSARRVSRDGHDLGAVLTVRDRTDVESLTRQLDAVQSMSTVLRAQRHEFSNKMHLVSGLLHSGRVEEAARSVDELVGAGPLGPATPGIDAIHDAYLQAFLAAKAAHARENGVELALGPNTWVEGDLTDPVDVTTVLGNLLDNAMEAVRDRDRPVRQVEVELVQEDSTLHITVADSGDGVAPDLVDTLFAEGVSTRDDRGVPGGRGVGLALIRQIARAHGGDVRLSSPGGGRPPLTGAEFIARIPGVLMESEVSWPRRP; encoded by the coding sequence ATGGCCACTGAGGGCGCGCGGGCCGTGCGGTTGCGGACCCAGGTTCTGCTGTCGCAGATCCTGGTCGTCGCGCTGACGCTCGGTGTGGCGTTCGCGGTGTTCGGCTACCTCAGCGATCAGCGGCTGCGCGACGCCTACGGCCAGCGGGCGCTGGCCATCGCGCGCACCGTCGCGGCCGACCCGGTGGTGCGCGCCGAGGTGGCCAGATACGCGCCGGGCGCGGTCGCCGACGATCCCGGCGTGCGCCGCGACCTCGCCGCGGGTCCCCTGGAACGGCTCGCGGTGGACGCCACGCAGCACAACGGCGCGTTGTTCGTCGTCATCACCGACGACGCGGGCATCCGCCTCGCACACCCGGACGCCGGACGGCTCGCCGAACACGTCAGCACCGATCCGTCCGAGGCGCTGGCGGGCCGCGAGTCGATCACCGAGGAACGCGGCACGCTCGGCGACTCGGTGCGCGCGAAAGTGCCGGTGCTCGCGCCCGGCGCCGATCGTGTGGTCGGCGCGGTCAGCGTCGGCATCGCCACCGACGCGGTGCACGAGCAACTGCTCGGCGATCTGCGCACCGCGGGCGGGCTGGTCGCGGTGGCGCTCGCGGTCGGCATCGCCGGATCGATCCTGCTCGCCCGCCGGTGGCGCGGGCTGACGCTCGGGCTGGAACCGGACGAACTGGCCGAGCTGGTGCGCGGCCAGGCGGCGGTGCTGCACGGCATCGGCGGCGGCGTGCTCGCGGTCGACGCCTCGGGGCGCACGACGTTCGTCAACGACGAGGCGCGCCGGTTGCTCGGCATCGCCCCCGACATCGGTCGCCCGGTGGACGAGATCGGCCTGACGCCGCGGGTGCTGGAGGTATTGCGCGAACCCGACCAACCGCCCGCCTCGGCGACGGTCGGCGCGAACATCGTCATCGTCTCGGCGCGGCGGGTGAGTCGCGACGGGCACGATCTCGGCGCGGTGCTCACGGTGCGCGACCGCACCGACGTGGAATCGCTGACCCGGCAGCTGGACGCGGTGCAGTCGATGAGCACGGTGCTGCGCGCGCAGCGCCACGAGTTCTCCAACAAGATGCACCTGGTCAGCGGGCTGCTGCACAGCGGGCGCGTCGAGGAGGCGGCGCGCTCGGTCGACGAACTGGTCGGGGCGGGCCCGCTCGGTCCCGCGACGCCGGGCATCGACGCCATCCACGACGCGTACCTGCAAGCCTTCCTGGCCGCCAAGGCCGCGCACGCCAGGGAGAACGGGGTCGAACTCGCGCTCGGGCCCAACACCTGGGTCGAGGGCGACCTCACCGATCCGGTGGACGTGACCACCGTGCTCGGCAACCTCCTGGACAATGCCATGGAGGCGGTCCGCGACCGGGACCGGCCGGTGCGCCAGGTGGAAGTCGAACTGGTGCAGGAAGATTCGACACTGCACATCACCGTCGCCGACAGCGGCGACGGCGTCGCCCCCGACCTGGTCGACACACTGTTCGCCGAAGGTGTCTCGACCCGCGACGATCGCGGTGTCCCCGGCGGGCGCGGGGTGGGCTTGGCCTTGATCCGCCAGATCGCCCGCGCCCATGGCGGCGATGTGCGCCTGTCGAGTCCCGGCGGCGGCCGTCCGCCGCTCACCGGCGCGGAGTTCATCGCCCGCATCCCGGGGGTGCTCATGGAAAGCGAGGTGTCGTGGCCACGCCGACCTTGA
- a CDS encoding serine/threonine-protein kinase, with translation MQPLGTNDPARIGDYRLLGVLGAGGMGRVYLGRNAGGRTVAVKVIRPDMIDAEFRQRFRREVAAARRVGGQFTAPVIDADVDADPPWLATGYVAGFALADAVDRYGPLTENALLVLAHGLIEALTAVHRAGVVHRDLKPSNVLLALDGPKVIDFGIARAADDSRLTTTGKVIGSPGFMCPEQVTGDPVGPPADVFALGGVLVFAATGHGPFGVGETMQMLWRVVYEEPQLDGVPERLRPLVAACLTKDAAARPTADQLLTQLTALGIPDRGGWLPAPVLEEVSRRAVELLNLDSGAFDHVTRPAPADPARTADTMVGPAAYPNTHSDPGRSVPTRMQYLGSPQSSPTFVGHQTYPPAHQSSPRLGAVAAPPPAPRPGRALLVVGALVVAVAVAVAAFVVGAQLRNDDADRSIAQTTRIDSAPSTATATQAGDAITTTSGPSGTSVPKAFVGEWKGVARDVLASFDIVLTIRDGTVGEEVAQSSNTGKLGGERCERTETLTGATDNELSFVARLSGGSPTCFDNGSTSTVRLQPDGSVAYRLSGVLGNIEGVLHKS, from the coding sequence ATGCAACCGCTCGGCACGAACGATCCGGCCCGGATCGGGGACTACCGTCTGCTCGGCGTGCTCGGTGCGGGCGGCATGGGCCGGGTCTACCTCGGCCGGAACGCGGGCGGGCGCACCGTCGCGGTCAAGGTCATCCGGCCCGACATGATCGATGCCGAGTTCCGTCAGCGCTTCCGGCGCGAGGTCGCCGCGGCGCGCCGGGTCGGCGGACAGTTCACCGCGCCGGTCATCGACGCCGACGTGGACGCCGATCCGCCGTGGCTGGCCACCGGGTACGTGGCCGGATTCGCGCTGGCCGACGCGGTCGACCGGTACGGGCCGCTCACCGAGAACGCGCTGCTCGTGCTGGCGCACGGACTTATCGAGGCGTTGACCGCGGTCCACCGGGCCGGGGTGGTGCATCGCGACCTGAAACCGTCCAATGTCCTGCTGGCCCTGGACGGCCCGAAGGTGATCGATTTCGGCATCGCCCGCGCCGCCGACGACAGCCGGCTCACCACCACCGGAAAAGTCATCGGCTCCCCGGGATTCATGTGCCCGGAGCAGGTGACCGGCGATCCGGTCGGCCCACCCGCCGACGTCTTCGCCCTCGGTGGCGTCCTCGTGTTCGCCGCGACCGGCCACGGACCGTTCGGCGTGGGCGAGACGATGCAGATGCTGTGGCGGGTGGTGTACGAGGAGCCGCAGCTCGACGGCGTGCCCGAACGGCTGCGCCCGCTGGTGGCGGCCTGCCTGACCAAGGACGCCGCCGCACGTCCGACCGCCGACCAACTGCTCACCCAGCTCACCGCCCTCGGCATCCCCGACCGCGGCGGCTGGCTGCCCGCCCCGGTGCTCGAGGAGGTCAGCCGCCGCGCGGTGGAGCTGCTGAACCTGGATTCCGGCGCGTTCGACCACGTGACTCGGCCCGCACCGGCCGATCCGGCGCGCACCGCCGACACGATGGTCGGCCCCGCCGCCTATCCGAACACGCACAGCGACCCCGGGCGATCGGTGCCCACGCGGATGCAGTACCTGGGCTCGCCGCAGTCGTCTCCCACCTTCGTGGGACACCAGACGTACCCGCCCGCGCATCAGAGTTCGCCCCGGCTCGGCGCGGTCGCCGCTCCACCTCCCGCGCCCCGCCCCGGCCGCGCCCTGCTCGTCGTGGGCGCCCTGGTCGTCGCCGTCGCCGTCGCCGTAGCGGCGTTCGTGGTCGGCGCACAGTTACGGAACGACGACGCGGACCGTTCGATCGCCCAGACCACCCGAATCGACAGCGCTCCTTCGACGGCTACCGCCACGCAGGCCGGTGACGCGATCACCACCACCAGCGGTCCCTCCGGCACAAGTGTTCCGAAGGCGTTTGTCGGCGAATGGAAAGGCGTGGCCCGTGACGTGCTCGCGTCCTTCGACATCGTGCTGACCATCAGAGACGGCACGGTCGGCGAGGAAGTCGCGCAGTCGTCGAACACCGGCAAACTGGGGGGCGAGCGCTGCGAGCGCACGGAGACTCTCACCGGCGCCACCGACAACGAGCTGTCTTTCGTCGCGCGCCTCTCCGGCGGCTCGCCCACCTGCTTCGACAACGGCTCCACGTCGACGGTCAGATTGCAACCGGACGGCTCGGTGGCCTACCGCCTTTCCGGCGTTCTCGGCAACATCGAAGGGGTCCTGCACAAGAGCTGA
- a CDS encoding ABC transporter substrate-binding protein has product MRYRKHLALVAVAIAALLTATGCRDSRTIPMADGRPQITIMVGGLEKVIYLPAMLTQQLGFFERNDIDVKLLGEQSGATAETALLTGDVQGVVGFYDHTIDLQAKDQCIRSVVQMSDVPGEVELVSRADPDITSVADLRGRKLGVTSLGSSTDFLTQALTGQVGMSTADYTRVKVGAGQTFIAGMNHDGIDAGMTTDPTVAQMVNSGDARILVDLRTEAGTRAALGGLYPATSLYMSCATIDAHPEIVRKLAAAFVQTLQWIQTHTPEEIAAKMPPQYASAGKDLYVQSIRDSIGMFNGDGLMKPEGAQNVLDILGKYSRNVRPVRDRIDLSKTYTTQFVEEVLRAPRQ; this is encoded by the coding sequence ATGAGGTATCGCAAGCACTTGGCGCTCGTCGCCGTCGCGATCGCGGCGCTGCTGACGGCCACCGGATGCCGGGATTCGCGCACCATTCCGATGGCCGACGGCAGGCCGCAGATCACCATCATGGTGGGCGGGCTGGAAAAGGTGATCTATCTGCCTGCCATGCTCACGCAGCAACTCGGATTCTTCGAGCGCAACGACATCGATGTGAAACTGCTGGGCGAGCAGTCCGGCGCCACCGCCGAGACCGCGTTGCTCACCGGCGACGTGCAGGGCGTGGTCGGGTTCTACGACCACACCATCGACCTGCAGGCCAAGGATCAGTGCATCCGTTCGGTGGTGCAGATGTCCGACGTGCCCGGTGAGGTGGAACTGGTGTCGAGGGCGGACCCGGACATCACCTCGGTCGCCGATCTGCGCGGCAGGAAACTGGGCGTGACCTCGCTCGGTTCCTCCACCGACTTCCTCACCCAGGCGCTCACCGGCCAGGTCGGCATGAGCACCGCCGACTACACCCGGGTGAAAGTCGGTGCGGGACAGACGTTCATCGCGGGCATGAACCACGACGGCATCGACGCGGGCATGACCACCGACCCCACCGTGGCCCAGATGGTGAACTCCGGCGATGCGCGGATTCTGGTCGACCTGCGCACCGAGGCGGGCACCCGGGCCGCGCTCGGCGGGCTGTATCCGGCGACGTCGCTGTACATGAGTTGCGCGACGATCGACGCCCACCCGGAGATCGTGCGCAAACTCGCCGCCGCGTTCGTGCAGACGCTGCAGTGGATCCAGACGCACACGCCCGAGGAGATCGCCGCGAAGATGCCGCCGCAGTACGCGAGCGCGGGCAAGGACCTCTACGTCCAGTCGATCCGCGACTCCATCGGCATGTTCAACGGCGACGGCCTGATGAAACCCGAAGGCGCGCAGAACGTGCTGGACATTCTCGGCAAGTACTCGAGGAACGTGCGTCCCGTGCGCGATCGCATCGATCTGTCGAAGACCTACACCACGCAGTTCGTCGAGGAGGTGTTGCGCGCGCCGCGCCAGTAG
- a CDS encoding ABC transporter ATP-binding protein has protein sequence MTQSLIELRSATKRFPGTGGGIHTAVRNLNLTVAPGEFVAVVGPTGCGKSTTLSLVSGLEPASAGRTLVRGKDVDGIPDGIGYMFQQDAVLPWKSVLDNVALGPRLRGASKAEARAQASGWVRKVGLAGFEKYYPHQLSGGMRKRVALAQTLVNEPEILLMDEPFSALDVQTRQLMQDELLRVWAGTNAAVIFVTHDLEEAIVLADRVVVMTASPATVCGDFPVGLARPRSVEEVRLTAEFRDIYQEIWETLRDQVEAARAKGVSRVA, from the coding sequence ATGACGCAATCACTCATCGAGCTGCGGAGCGCGACCAAGCGCTTCCCCGGCACCGGCGGCGGCATCCACACCGCCGTGCGCAATCTGAACCTCACGGTGGCCCCCGGCGAATTCGTCGCCGTCGTCGGCCCGACCGGATGCGGCAAGTCGACCACGTTGTCGCTGGTGTCCGGTCTGGAACCGGCGTCGGCCGGGCGGACGCTGGTGCGCGGGAAAGATGTCGACGGCATCCCGGACGGCATCGGCTACATGTTCCAGCAGGACGCCGTGCTGCCGTGGAAGAGCGTGCTGGACAACGTCGCGCTCGGCCCGCGCCTGCGCGGCGCGTCGAAAGCCGAGGCGCGCGCGCAGGCGTCGGGCTGGGTGCGCAAGGTCGGTCTGGCCGGGTTCGAGAAGTACTACCCGCACCAGCTGTCCGGCGGCATGCGCAAGCGCGTGGCGCTGGCGCAGACGCTGGTCAACGAGCCGGAGATCCTGCTGATGGACGAGCCGTTCAGCGCGCTGGACGTGCAGACCCGCCAGCTCATGCAGGACGAACTGCTGCGGGTCTGGGCGGGCACCAACGCGGCGGTCATCTTCGTCACCCACGATCTGGAGGAGGCGATCGTGCTCGCCGACCGGGTGGTCGTCATGACCGCGAGCCCGGCCACCGTCTGCGGGGACTTCCCCGTCGGCTTGGCGCGGCCGCGCAGTGTCGAGGAAGTGCGGTTGACCGCCGAGTTCCGCGACATCTACCAGGAGATCTGGGAGACGCTGCGCGACCAGGTCGAGGCGGCGCGCGCGAAGGGAGTCTCCCGTGTCGCATGA
- a CDS encoding response regulator — MATPTLTVLVVDDDFRVANLHAGIVQAIPGFTVAGTANTLAAARELVAAAPIDLALVDVYLPDGSGIDFLREIRCDAMMLTASTESDAVRAAVAAGALAYLVKPFPHTELAARLAAYARYRRILAVPQVDNARVSAALHALRPAVTASPAATVSSPTKEAVLQAIIDAGAPLSAGEVASAIGVSRATAQRYLAGLVASGTVRMSLRYGTTGRPEQEYSAGPQR; from the coding sequence GTGGCCACGCCGACCTTGACCGTCCTGGTCGTCGACGACGACTTCCGGGTGGCGAACCTGCACGCCGGGATCGTGCAGGCCATCCCGGGTTTCACGGTGGCGGGTACCGCCAACACCCTCGCGGCCGCGCGGGAACTCGTCGCGGCGGCGCCGATCGACTTGGCGTTGGTGGACGTCTACCTCCCGGATGGATCCGGCATCGACTTCCTCCGCGAGATCCGCTGCGACGCGATGATGCTCACCGCGTCGACGGAGAGCGACGCCGTGCGAGCCGCCGTCGCGGCGGGTGCGCTGGCCTACCTCGTCAAGCCGTTCCCGCACACCGAACTGGCCGCCCGGCTGGCCGCCTACGCCCGCTACCGGCGCATTCTCGCGGTGCCGCAGGTCGACAACGCCCGGGTGTCCGCAGCGCTGCACGCGCTGCGTCCCGCGGTCACCGCGAGCCCGGCGGCGACGGTGTCCTCCCCGACCAAAGAGGCTGTCCTGCAAGCGATCATCGATGCGGGTGCGCCGCTGTCCGCGGGCGAGGTGGCGAGCGCCATCGGCGTCTCGCGCGCCACCGCCCAGCGCTACCTGGCCGGGCTCGTGGCGAGCGGCACGGTGCGCATGAGCCTGCGCTACGGCACCACGGGACGGCCGGAACAGGAGTACTCCGCCGGACCGCAACGCTGA